TGCAGGCTCAACCATCACCCGTGATGTAGCAGAGAACAGTTTAGCGGTAGAACGTTCGAAGCAATTTGCCAAAGAAAATTATCAACGTCCGCAAAAGATCAAGAAATAAGAGGAAATCATCATGTGTGGTATCGTCGGTGGCGTTGCAGAACGTAATATCAGTACTATTCTGATTGAAGGCTTAAAACGCCTTGAATACCGTGGCTATGATTCAGCTGGTCTTGCACTCGTGAATGCAGAGCAAGTTCTACGTGAACGTCGTGTTGGTAAAGTGACCAACCTTGAACAAGCTGTCAATGCATCCAAAATCACAGGTTCACTTGGGATTGCGCACACCCGTTGGGCAACCCATGGTAAACCAACTGAAGCCAATGCCCACCCGCATATCTCTGGCAATGTAGCCGTAGTACATAACGGTATTATTGAAAATTATCAAGAACTTAAAGATGATCTTGAAGCTTTAGGTTATGTGTTTACCTCACAAACAGATACCGAAGTGGTTGCTCATTTGGTCAATCATGCACTGAAAAGCACACCAAGTTTACTTGAAGCCGTCAAACAAGTCGTGCCTCAACTCAAAGGTGCCTATGCACTTGGAATTGCGCATACCGACCATCCTGATGAATTGATTACGGTACGTGAAGGTTCGCCATTGGTGATTGGTGTTGGTATTGGTGAAAACTTTATTAGTTCAGACCAATTGGCGCTGTTACCGATCACCAACCGTTTTATTTACCTTGAAGAAGGTGATATTGCACGCTTAACCCGTAATAGCATTGAAGTTTTCGCGAATGGTCAACGTGTGGAACGTCCAATTAAAGAATTGGATGCTACGGTGAGCAATGCCTCAAAAGGCGAATATAAGCATTACATGCTGAAAGAAATTTACGAGCAGCCAGAAGCCATTAAACAAACCATTTCTCAAGCGTTAAATGGTAATGCACTGCGTGAAGATTTCTTGGCATCTGCAGTAACAGACTTTTCCAACATTCAACAAGTGCAAATTATTGCCTGTGGGACCAGCTACCACGCGGGTATGATTGCAAAATATTGGTTTGAACAACTGATTGATTTGCCGTGCCAAGTCGAAATTGCCAGCGAATTCCGTTATCGTACACCCGTCATTGTTAACAATACACTGTATGTGTGTATTTCTCAGTCTGGTGAAACAGCCGATACCTTAGCAGCACTTCGTGATACACAAAAACGTGCAGCTGCCAAAGGCTTAAATATCACCACCATGACCATTTGCAATGTCGCAACATCGTCAATGGTTCGTGAAACCAATCATAGCTTATTGACCCTTGCTGGCCCTGAAATTGGTGTGGCATCAACCAAAGCCTTTACCACTCAGCTTGCTGCGCTTATGTTGTTGATTTTAAAAATTGGTCAAATCAAACACACTATTTCAGAAGATGCCATTGCAAAAATTGTGGCTGAATTGTGGCATACGCCAAAAGTGATTTTGGATACACTGCAAAATAATGCTGAAATTTTGCGCCTGTCTGAATTGTTTGTTGAAAAACAGCACTGCTTGTTCTTAGGTCGCGGCACGCACTTCCCAATTGCGTTGGAAGGTGCATTGAAACTGAAAGAGATTTCATATATTCATGCCGAAGGTTATGCTGCTGGTGAACTGAAACATGGTCCATTAGCATTGGTTGATAACGATATGCCTGTAGTAATTTTGGCACCGAAGGATGACATGCTCGACAAGCTAAAATCCAATATGGAAGAAGTTCAAGCACGTGGCGGTGAACTTTTTGTCTTTGCCGATGAAAACAGCGGAATTAAAGCGAAAGACCGTCAACATGTGGTGAATGTCCCAACTGTTGATCCGGTATTGGCACCAATTGTGTATAGCATTCCAGTACAACTTCTTTCTTATCATGTTGCAGTTCTGCGAGGTACGGACGTTGACCAACCACGTAACCTTGCGAAATCTGTGACTGTTGAATAATTTTTTTGAGGCTGATCATTCAGCTGTATTTAGGTAATAAAGTATCACCCTAGGTAATATAGTTTCATCTTTAGCAATAAAGTATCATCTCATATTGATTAAAGATTGATCGCCTGCTATTCTGAATAAATAAAGAATAGCGGGCGATTTGTTATGGTTACAGAACATCAGCAGAAACGCTGGATCAAAGAAGGACGTGGTCAAGGCTATCTAAAAGATTATAAGCCATGGATTACTGTACGAGATGTTAGCTCAAAAGGTCGTTCTCACCGAGTTTTTGGCCATACAACGAAACGCACCCATCATTTATTATCTGATTTAGAACTTGCAATTTTTCTACTTTTAGACTGGAATCCGTTAATTACTGATATCAGAGAGCAGTTCCCCTTGCCTCTCAACACTACGCTCGAAATTTCAGAAGGAGCCCAAATATCTCACCCCAAAATTAAAGATACTCTACAAACTATAAGTTCAAGTTTTTATGTAAATAGTCAAAGTACTAACCAACCAAATTTTGTCATCCGAACTAAATACACAAATAGCTTAAAGGATGAGAGAATCATTGAAAAACTAGAGCTTGAGCGTAGATATTGGAAAAGTACAGATACACCTTGGTATATCCTTACAGAAAAAGAAATTCCTTCCGTTATTTTGAATAACATCAAATGGCTTTATCCAGCCATGAGAGAATCTAGTACTGAAATTTACAATCGTTTAAACGATTATATTCATATATTTACACAGTATCCTGAGCTCGACTTAATTACTTTAAGTAAAAAAATAGATCAAGTGTATAATTTAACGATTGGTACGTCTTTAGCTGAGCTCCGAGAACTGCTTGCTCAACGCTATTTTATTTTCGATATAACTAAAGACTATAAAAAGATTAAAGCCTCTGAGATCAAGTTAGGAAATTTTGAAATATGGGAGGAGATTCGCCATGTTTCGAATCAATAGTGTATATAAATTTCAAGGTAAAGATTACCGCATTCTTAAAATTATTCCTTCTCATATTATCTGGATTGATTTAAATCATCCTAATGCTAATCCCTCTATAATAAAAAAAGAAGAACTGATTACAGCCATAGAAGTAGGCGAAGCAGAAATAACCGATGATCCTTTTGCCGATATCTCCTTGATTAATGTGACAGAAGGCTCTGTACAGCAAAAAAAACGTGATATGGGAATGAACATTATAGATTTACTCATATCTAATGAGCATTTCTATGATCCATCTATTCGTTTTAGCCTTGTTAAAATAATTATTGAGCAGCATAAAACAACTCATCAAACCATTTATAGATTAGCACGTCGATACTGGCAACGAGGTCAAACACCAAATGCACTTATTCCCAGTTATAACAATTCTGGTGCTAAAGGTGTTAAACGTATTGCAAAAAATAAAAAACTAGGTAGGCCAAGAAAATATAGTGAAGGTGTTGGTGCATTAGTTGATCAGAATGTCGAGCGACTTTTCAGAATTAATATTAATAAATATATGTTAACGAAGGATAAATATTCTTTGAGTTATGCCTATCGTAAATTTTCTACGATGTATCATTCATTATTTCCAGATATTGCTGATAGCGAAATTCCGACCATCTGGCAATTTAAATATTTTTATGAGCGTGAGTTTCCAAAAGTAACTCAACTTACTGCTCGAACCAATCCAATTATCTATGCAAAAGACATCCGAGAGCTCCATTCAACTGTCAACACCCAAGTCCTAGGGCCAGGTTCTCGCTATGAAATTGATGCAACCATTGCTGATATTTATCTTGTATCAGATTCAGATCGTGCCTGTATTGTCGGAAGACCCACTATTTATTTAGTTGCTGACGTATTTAGTAGAATGGTGGTTGGTTTCTATATTGGATTTGAAAATGCCTCCTATGTAACTGCAATGCAAGCTCTACAAGTCGCCATGACAGATAAAGTTGAGTTATGCAAACAATATGGTTATGAAATTACATATGATGACTGGCCATGTATTGGATTACCCGATGCTATTTTAGCAGATCGAGGAGAATTATTAGGGCATCAGATTGAAGCTTTAGAATATAACTTTTCTATTCGTATCGAAAATACTGCACCTTATCGTGGAGATTTAAAACCAATTGTTGAACGTTATTTCAGAACTATTCAGACAAAATTTAAGCCTTTTGCTTCTGGTGTAGTACAACAGGTTAAAGAAAAAAAACGTGGGGGCTCTGACTACCGGTTAGATGCAACACTTACTATAACTGAATTTAAGCAGATCATTATTGGTTCAATACTTGCACATAATACATCACATCAATTGACAACTTATGATCGTGATATAGATATGCCTAGCGATTTGCCTTTAGTTCCTATTCATTTATGGAATTGGGGAATACAACATCGTGTGGGTCAGTTAAAACAAGTTTCTGAAAAAGCATTACGTGTTGCTTTATTACCTAAAATTAAAGCGACCTTGTCTGACCTTGGCCTAAAAATGTTTGGAGTATTTTATAATTGCCCTGAAATATATAAACAAGGCTGGATGCATCGTAAAAAATCTATTTCTCGTCCAGAATCATTTCAAGTGGCTTATGATCCAAGTAATGCAGAAATAATTTATGTGTTTTATCAGGAGCATAGTTTAGATTATTGGGAAGCTACACTTTCTCCAAGATCTAGAGAATTCATGGGCTGTAGTTTTTGGGAAGTTTGGCAGGTTCAACACGAACAAAAGAAAACAAAAGCCGCTCAAAATCTAAAAACCAATAGGTCTCAAGCAAACCTTGAAGAACATATTGAATCAATTATTGCTCGGGCAGATGCAAAAAAACCTTCTTCAACACTTAGTAAAAAAGAACGTTTAACTGATCTTCGTAAAAATAAACAAGCTGAAAAAGATAGTGAACGATTGAAACAGAGAAACAACAGCCAAAAATCGTCAAAATCTGCCTTTACGGTTCTAGACCACTCTGAACAGTCTTCAGAAAATCAAAGTAATATTATTCCTATGCCTAAGTCTAGACAATTTATAGATTTAGAAAATGATGAAGATTACAAACTACGTTTTGGCATTTATCAAGAGTTACTAGATGACCTTGGAGATTCTGGCGATGAAAATTGATATTCACTAAATTCAAATAAGCGGGATACAATTATGACTAATAAAAACGACCATGCAGTGTATACAGAAAGTCCTGTTTCCGACTATCAGGGAAATCCTTTTATCGAAGCCTTACCCGAAATTTTTGAGGCAAAAGATACAATCCAAGCCATTAGGGGTACTATCGAATTTAAATTATCTGATCGACAACTACCCAACAATACTCGTGCTCATATTATATCCCAGTTATTAAATAATTTTTTTCACCCTATTAAACGGCATTTAACATTAGAACAAAAAATTTCTATTATGTTGAGAAAAGGCTATGTAGGACGAAATATTACTACAGGTGATTTAAATCGGCATTTACAAAATAGTTTTGAACATATTAAAAGCAATGATTTTAATGCTTCTCGCCATACAGATTTAATATCAACAGCACAAAGTCTAGTGTTTATCGGTTTCTCTGGTAGTGGCAAAACAACCACGTTAAATCGCATTCTTAGAAATTACCCACAAAAAATTTATCATCCTGAACATAATTTCACTCAGCTGGTCTATCTAAAAATAGACTGCCCATATAATGGCTCACTTAAATCCCTATATTTAAGTTTCTTTAGTGCTGTTGACCGTGCTTTAGGAACTAATTATGAGCAACAATATACTCAAAAAAGACATAATGAACAAAAGCTCTTGCAACTTATGGGACACATTGCCCATCTTCATGCAATCGGTCTTTTGGTGATTGATGAAATTCAACACCTCATGGCAAACAGATCTAAAAATTCTGATGAAATGTTAAATTTTTTTGTGACCTTAGTGAATATTTATAGCTTGCCAATCATTATGGTAGGAACACCTAAAGCAAGTAACATATTTGAACGTGATCTGCGCTCATCACGTCGAGCTGTAGGTTTTGGTTCAATTCACTGGGAACCTATAAAAAATGAGCCTGTAATAAAAACCCCAGATGGGAAAGTTCGAAAATCTGAGTGGATGACATTTACAGATGCTCTTTGGAAATATCAGTGGTTAAGAAAAGCTGATCTCGCACTCTCAGAGGAGTTACGACAATGCTGGTTTGATCTAACCCAAGGTATTTTAGACGTAACAGTTAAGCTTTTTGTCCTTGCACAAATACGAGCAATTGAATCTGGTTTAGAACGAATCACTGTAAAATTGCTCCAAAATACATATCAAGAAGACTTTAAACCAATTCATCATATTATAGATGCCTTACGTTCAGGTGATGCTCGACGAATTGCACAATATCCTGATTTGATCACACCTGAAATTGACAGACAATTGTTAAAACTTTTTTCCAAAATCGAAGAAAGTGCAATTGAGCAAGAAGATGAGCTTGATGAATATCAAGGACATGATGAATCTATGCGTTTACATGCTCTGTTACTTGAGCTTGGTTATGACTCCAAGATTTTGATACCGATGGTTAAAAAAGTATTTATTAAACATCCTGATAAACACTTAACCGAGCTACTCCCCATCATTATGGACTGGTTAAAGCAGGATGTAGATCCAACAAAGAGTCCCTCATTATCGAAACCCAAAACATCCAAACCTAAACTGCTTAAATATGATCAATGGCATACATTAGATTCACTTGACTTACGTTTTCAATTTTCACAAAAAGAGAGTGATCAAAGCTTTTATGATCATTTAAAAGCCCAAACAGATTTGATCTTTAATATATCTAATTGGATAAAACAAGTGAGTTAGGTATGCTAAATTTTCCTATGCCTTATGAACATGAGCTAATTTATAGTACAGTGGCTCGTGCTGGAATTCGTTTAGCATTTGAAAGTCCAAAGCAATTACTTGATGCAGTGTTTCAAAATAGGAAGGTTATTGCTACGGTTGATTTACCCTGTCATCTTAATTCGATTGTTAATCAGTATACTGAGGAACAATTGAGTCTACAAAATATAATATATAAACATACATTATTTCCTATATATGCACCTTTTGTACCTGAAACAAGGCGACAACAATGTTTCAAATGGATGGCTAATATTTCACAAGGCTCAGTACATCTTTCTTTGGGAATTAATGCTTCACGAGTCCCTGTTATTCATAGACTACGTTACTGCCCACAATGTTTGAAAGAGCAAGCGCTTCAAAAAGGTGAATTCTACTGGCTACGTTTATGGCAAATACAGGGAGCTTGCTGTCCGCAACACGGTAGGCTTGTAGAATCAACAATAGATTTAAGATCATTACATCGACATGATTTCATGGTACCTTCAGATGTTTTTTGTACTGAATGGAATCAGGTACCAGCAACAAGTGATGAACTTTTCATTAGCTCAAAATTAATAGAATTGTTATCTACACCACCTTTTGTATCATCGAGTTACGAACAGTGGACGATGTTTTATAATGAATTAGCCAGACGAAATGACTGTATTCGTGGGCAAAACCAAATTGCTTTCGATCAAATTTTAGAAAAAATATTGTTACGGTGGCCACAAAAATTTCTTAGACAATATCATTTGGATGACTTAGCTTCTGAAACCAGTTGGCTACGTCATATTTTTAGAAAGCATCGTAAAAGCTTTAGTTATCTGGAACATATTATTGTAATTGAAGCTTTTCTAAATGCCGACTGGTCTTTTGCAGATATGTTCACTCAAGTTAAATCTTTCAAGAAAGTAACAACTCAACAGAATAATCAAACAAAATATCAGGATGCTAATTTTGAAATAACCAGAGCTGAGAATCGTGAAAAATGGGTAGATTTAGTACAAAACCATGGGGTTAAACCCGCTCGTCACCTACAGGCAGCTCTTTATGCATGGCTATATCGAAACGATAAAGATTGGCTTTTGCAGACAAACCAAAACTTCCATCAGAAGTTTATTCCTCAAGGGACTAAAATTGATTGGCAAAAACGCGATCTTTTGTATGTAAGGCAACTTATTCAGCTTAAGAATACTTTAATCTGGGATTTAGATAGTCCAAGACGTTCTATGAAATGGTGGTTAAAACAAACGTCTACTTCAAATACATTAGAAAAAAACTTGCATAAACTCCCCCTAATTAGACGCTTTCTAGAGCGATATTGTGAAGATATTAGCTGTTATCAAATCAGGCGCCTAACAAAAGTTTTTATAGATAGTAATCTCAACAGACAACCACTTCCTCAGTGGCGCATTCTACGAAAAGCTGGATTAAGTGAGGATCGGATGACTTCTGAAACAAAAAAATTTCTGGAATACATCATTCATGAATTTCCTAATATGATTCAAAATTAATTTGATTAAAGCGTTACCTTAATGAAATTAAACTTTGAAATTTCAATAAAATAAGCTTTAATATATGCAGTGTTTTTTCAATCGACTAAAGATTCAAATGGTAAAGCATAGATGATAAAAATTAAAAATTTTCCTGAAAATGCTAGAATTACTTTTTTAGGTTCTATTTTTAAAGAAAGAAAAAACACTGAATGCTATATAAATATAGGATTAGAAAATTATAAATATTCAATAGAAAATCAGAGATATATACTGAAATATGCTCGTTTTTCTAATATGCCATTATTAGCGCGCAATCGACGTTTCAATCAGACTGAAACCTTTATTCCTTTTAATGAATCTACTATCACCATTCAAATTGATAACTTTCAAAAATGGAATATTTTAATTAATGATTCAGGACAGTATAATTTCAGTAATATTGTTAGCGATATTAATGAAAAATATAAAGATATTGAAATTATTTTACCCCAGATAGAACTCGCTAGAGTATTATTCTTGCATAATGCCTATCTATCTCGTAGTGCACTGAATCAAACACGTCTTTCTGGTGAATTTGATATCATAAAGGGAGAAAATCAAACTCTGATCAATATTCCTACATTTTGTAACTTCCCACTATCTCAATATGATAATGTCGGAATGCGCCGCTTGCTCGCATGGATATTACTCGATACAGAGGCCCGAACATCTTTCGAAAGCATCTCCAAAAATTTTTTAAGTGAGAAATTTCAGACAAAAGTCCGAGAATACTGGAACTTTAATTTTATCCCACCTTCATTAAAAGGTGCTGAAATCACATTAAAAGTATATTTTAGTCCGAAGAAAAACAAATATTATGTAAATGAAATTCTAGCAATATCAAACTTACCCAGTGAAATTAATCATACTGTCATTTTTTGCAGCCCTAAATTTACGGTAAAAAATACTCAGGAAAGCTCACAGGGCTCTTCTAGAGGTAGTAAGCATCTCCAAGAGGAAGATCCTATAATTGATGATAAAAAAGAAGCAAATAGTGATAAAAAAATAGCAATTATTGATTCACCTAAAATCACACTAGCACTCTCATCTCCTTTTGAAACGAAAAAAGCAGTAATTAAACGTTCTGGTAAAAAGGGCAGCTTTAATAACGATGATATAACTATCTTACCTGAACCTGACGTCGGTACAGGGGAATCCACTATTTTTGGAGAAATTGGCCGGGGGGAATTTGAAAATTGTCAAGATGAGAGTGATGACCTTAAACTATTTATGAAAAGATTTGAATCATTTCAAGCTATGATTGAGGAATTCAGATCACAGAATAATATTCTATCAAAATTTAGATTTACCATTTCTAAGCTTCCCGCTGTCAATCGATCCAAGCTACATAAGACCGATGATGGCAACTTTCGAAGTATTGCGGAAGTACAGCTAGAATTTCAAGGTAAAAAATTTTCCATTCTAGAAATTGATACTAGCGACAATTACAAACCACTTTCAACATTAATTGTTAAAGTCGAAAATTTTGAAGCCTGGGATCAAAATTTTCCAATTTTTAAACAACAGATTATCAGACGTTCTTTGCGTTGGCCCACGGCAAAATCCTTAAAAGATATTGGCATTCCCAAAGGCATTAACCATCCAAAAAACAAATTTGAGATAAGTGAGTCTGATAAAGAGTTTACAGATTGGTTGAAGCGGTTTACAGAAGTCTTAAAATCTGCTTAATAGTTTTCTCTATGGCATAAATATTTGGGTCTTTGGATTGAACTCACCTACCATAAGATGATACTTTATTACTGGCTATCTTATAGAATTAAGAATGCATGATGATATACGATGATACTTTATTTTCAAAATTTATGATCAGTAGCTATAAAAATCAATCATATATTAGTGATTCAAGATGAAACTTTATTACTGGATTACAATCAGCCTCTTTTCATTTTATTAGGGAACAAACATGAGCCTCACTTGTTTTAAAGCTTACGATATCCGCGGCAAACTTGGCACAGAACTCAATGAAGAGATTGCTTATAAAATTGGTCGTGCTTATGGTGAAATTTATCAGCCCAAATCTGTTGTTGTGGGTTGCGATGTCCGTTTAACAAGTGAAGATCTAAAACAAGCGACCATCAAAGGTTTAAATGATGCAGGTGTTAATGTTTTAGATTTGGGCATGACCGGTACTGAAGAAGTGTACTTTGGTGCCTTTCACCTTGATGTCCAAGGGGGCATCGAAATCACAGCCAGTCATAATCCAATGGACTATAACGGTATGAAATTGGTTCGTGAAAATGCACGTCCAATCAGTGCTGATACCGGTTTAAAAGATATTCAATTACTTGCGGAATCAGGCAAATTCAAAGAAGTTGATTCTAAAGGTACAACCCAAAAATATAATATCCTCCCTGAATTTGTCGATCATTTAATGACGTATATTGATCCTGCAAAAATTAGCCCATTAAGACTTGTCGTAAATGCCGGCAATGGTGCAGCAGGTCACGTGATTGATGCGATTGAAGAAAAATTTAAAACTCTCAATATTCCCGTTGAGTTTATTAAAATTCATCATGAAGCAGATGGTACGTTCCCAAATGGTATCCCCAACCCACTATTAGTAGAAAACCGTGATAGCACACGAAATGCGGTACTAGAATATGGTGCAGATATGGGCTTAGCATGGGATGGTGACTTCGACCGTTGTTTTCTTTTTGATGAAAAAGGTCAATTTATTGAAGGTTATTACATCGTCGGTCTCTTGGCACAAGCGTTCTTACTAAAACAATCTGGTGAGAAAATTGTCCATGACCCACGTTTAGTATGGAATACATTTGATATTGTTGAACAATTCAAAGGTGAAGCAATCCAGTCAAAATCAGGTCACTCTTTCATTAAAGAAAAAATGCGTGAGCATAATGCTGTGTATGGCGGTGAAATGTCAGCACACCATTATTTCCGTGATTTTGCTTATTGTGATAGCGGTATGATTCCTTGGTTATTGGCTGTTTCAGTATTGTCTGAAACACAAAAACCATTGTCTTCTTTGGTTGAAGAGATGATTGAAAAATTCCCATGTTCTGGTGAAATCAATTTTAAAGTAGCTGACACACAAGTAACTATTCAGAAGATCTTTGATCACTTCGCAGATCAACATCCAACAATTGATAAAACTGATGGTGTAAGTTTAGATTTTGGTGCTTGGCGTTTAAATGTCCGAGCTTCTAACACAGAACCATTGTTACGCCTTAATATTGAAAGCCGTAAAGATCAAAACCCTCAACCAATTCAATATTATATTGATCAACTTACTCACTTGATTCAATCGTAATTTGATTTGTTATAAAATAATAAAAAAGAGCCTAGAGGCTCTTTTTTATTACATCAAAATTTAATCTCGATATCCGTTGGGATTTTTTTTCTGCCAATTCCAACTATCTGCCAACATATCTTCTAAGCCAAATTTTGGTTGCCAACCCAATTCAGCAACTGCACGTGCATTATTTGCAAATGTTGTTGCAACATCACCTGCACGACGTGGTGCAAACTCAAATGGAATCTCAATCCGATTGACTTTTTCAAAGGTATTTTTAATTTCTAGAACCGAACAACCCTTGCCTGTACCGATGTTCCAAGCACGACAGCCTTGCGCATTTAAGCGATTTTCAAGTGCGCATAAATGGGCATTAGCCAAATCCACGACATGAATATAATCGCGCACCCCTGTTCCATCGACAGTCTCATAATCATTACCAAAAATTGATAATTTTTCACGACGCCCCACCGCCACTTGAGTCACATAAGGCATTAAATTGTTTGGAATGCCTTGTGGATCTTCACCGATCTGTCCACTTTTATGCGCACCAACAGGGTTAAAATAGCGCAATAAAGCAATCGACCATCGCTCATCGGCTTGTGAAATTTTTTCAAGTAACTGCTCAACAATGAGTTTGGTATAGCCATAGTTATTACTTGGCATGCCAGTAGGCATCTCTTCATTGAGTGGTGAAATATTTGCTTCATCATATACGGTTGCAGAAGAGCTAAAGACCAAATTAAATACCTTTGCACGCTCCATGGCTTGGACTAAGCTAATCGAACCCGCAATGTTATTTTCAAAGTATTTCAAAGGAATTTGCTGACTTTCACCCACCGCTTTTAAGCCAGCAAAATGAATCACCGCATCAATGTTATGATTTTGAAAAATTTGGTCTAATACGTTTTGATCAAGGATATTTCCTTCAAAAAAATCTAAAGATTTTT
This window of the Acinetobacter sp. NCu2D-2 genome carries:
- a CDS encoding TnsD family Tn7-like transposition protein encodes the protein MLNFPMPYEHELIYSTVARAGIRLAFESPKQLLDAVFQNRKVIATVDLPCHLNSIVNQYTEEQLSLQNIIYKHTLFPIYAPFVPETRRQQCFKWMANISQGSVHLSLGINASRVPVIHRLRYCPQCLKEQALQKGEFYWLRLWQIQGACCPQHGRLVESTIDLRSLHRHDFMVPSDVFCTEWNQVPATSDELFISSKLIELLSTPPFVSSSYEQWTMFYNELARRNDCIRGQNQIAFDQILEKILLRWPQKFLRQYHLDDLASETSWLRHIFRKHRKSFSYLEHIIVIEAFLNADWSFADMFTQVKSFKKVTTQQNNQTKYQDANFEITRAENREKWVDLVQNHGVKPARHLQAALYAWLYRNDKDWLLQTNQNFHQKFIPQGTKIDWQKRDLLYVRQLIQLKNTLIWDLDSPRRSMKWWLKQTSTSNTLEKNLHKLPLIRRFLERYCEDISCYQIRRLTKVFIDSNLNRQPLPQWRILRKAGLSEDRMTSETKKFLEYIIHEFPNMIQN
- a CDS encoding heteromeric transposase endonuclease subunit TnsA, translating into MVTEHQQKRWIKEGRGQGYLKDYKPWITVRDVSSKGRSHRVFGHTTKRTHHLLSDLELAIFLLLDWNPLITDIREQFPLPLNTTLEISEGAQISHPKIKDTLQTISSSFYVNSQSTNQPNFVIRTKYTNSLKDERIIEKLELERRYWKSTDTPWYILTEKEIPSVILNNIKWLYPAMRESSTEIYNRLNDYIHIFTQYPELDLITLSKKIDQVYNLTIGTSLAELRELLAQRYFIFDITKDYKKIKASEIKLGNFEIWEEIRHVSNQ
- a CDS encoding DDE-type integrase/transposase/recombinase, which gives rise to MFRINSVYKFQGKDYRILKIIPSHIIWIDLNHPNANPSIIKKEELITAIEVGEAEITDDPFADISLINVTEGSVQQKKRDMGMNIIDLLISNEHFYDPSIRFSLVKIIIEQHKTTHQTIYRLARRYWQRGQTPNALIPSYNNSGAKGVKRIAKNKKLGRPRKYSEGVGALVDQNVERLFRININKYMLTKDKYSLSYAYRKFSTMYHSLFPDIADSEIPTIWQFKYFYEREFPKVTQLTARTNPIIYAKDIRELHSTVNTQVLGPGSRYEIDATIADIYLVSDSDRACIVGRPTIYLVADVFSRMVVGFYIGFENASYVTAMQALQVAMTDKVELCKQYGYEITYDDWPCIGLPDAILADRGELLGHQIEALEYNFSIRIENTAPYRGDLKPIVERYFRTIQTKFKPFASGVVQQVKEKKRGGSDYRLDATLTITEFKQIIIGSILAHNTSHQLTTYDRDIDMPSDLPLVPIHLWNWGIQHRVGQLKQVSEKALRVALLPKIKATLSDLGLKMFGVFYNCPEIYKQGWMHRKKSISRPESFQVAYDPSNAEIIYVFYQEHSLDYWEATLSPRSREFMGCSFWEVWQVQHEQKKTKAAQNLKTNRSQANLEEHIESIIARADAKKPSSTLSKKERLTDLRKNKQAEKDSERLKQRNNSQKSSKSAFTVLDHSEQSSENQSNIIPMPKSRQFIDLENDEDYKLRFGIYQELLDDLGDSGDEN
- the glmS gene encoding glutamine--fructose-6-phosphate transaminase (isomerizing); this translates as MCGIVGGVAERNISTILIEGLKRLEYRGYDSAGLALVNAEQVLRERRVGKVTNLEQAVNASKITGSLGIAHTRWATHGKPTEANAHPHISGNVAVVHNGIIENYQELKDDLEALGYVFTSQTDTEVVAHLVNHALKSTPSLLEAVKQVVPQLKGAYALGIAHTDHPDELITVREGSPLVIGVGIGENFISSDQLALLPITNRFIYLEEGDIARLTRNSIEVFANGQRVERPIKELDATVSNASKGEYKHYMLKEIYEQPEAIKQTISQALNGNALREDFLASAVTDFSNIQQVQIIACGTSYHAGMIAKYWFEQLIDLPCQVEIASEFRYRTPVIVNNTLYVCISQSGETADTLAALRDTQKRAAAKGLNITTMTICNVATSSMVRETNHSLLTLAGPEIGVASTKAFTTQLAALMLLILKIGQIKHTISEDAIAKIVAELWHTPKVILDTLQNNAEILRLSELFVEKQHCLFLGRGTHFPIALEGALKLKEISYIHAEGYAAGELKHGPLALVDNDMPVVILAPKDDMLDKLKSNMEEVQARGGELFVFADENSGIKAKDRQHVVNVPTVDPVLAPIVYSIPVQLLSYHVAVLRGTDVDQPRNLAKSVTVE
- a CDS encoding AAA family ATPase, which translates into the protein MTNKNDHAVYTESPVSDYQGNPFIEALPEIFEAKDTIQAIRGTIEFKLSDRQLPNNTRAHIISQLLNNFFHPIKRHLTLEQKISIMLRKGYVGRNITTGDLNRHLQNSFEHIKSNDFNASRHTDLISTAQSLVFIGFSGSGKTTTLNRILRNYPQKIYHPEHNFTQLVYLKIDCPYNGSLKSLYLSFFSAVDRALGTNYEQQYTQKRHNEQKLLQLMGHIAHLHAIGLLVIDEIQHLMANRSKNSDEMLNFFVTLVNIYSLPIIMVGTPKASNIFERDLRSSRRAVGFGSIHWEPIKNEPVIKTPDGKVRKSEWMTFTDALWKYQWLRKADLALSEELRQCWFDLTQGILDVTVKLFVLAQIRAIESGLERITVKLLQNTYQEDFKPIHHIIDALRSGDARRIAQYPDLITPEIDRQLLKLFSKIEESAIEQEDELDEYQGHDESMRLHALLLELGYDSKILIPMVKKVFIKHPDKHLTELLPIIMDWLKQDVDPTKSPSLSKPKTSKPKLLKYDQWHTLDSLDLRFQFSQKESDQSFYDHLKAQTDLIFNISNWIKQVS